The Bremerella cremea genome window below encodes:
- a CDS encoding S1C family serine protease translates to MRTLVTLTLLLICGNIAVAQDLATTQKNRAEMRQEILAEADLLQRELNHLKRVVKYVRPSIVHIETTTANQSGYASSNQVDEAGAGVIFQHNNSYFVLTNRHVINQAPLERIKIYLEDGREIKPKRVLTDRDTDVAVVEVEADRLIPAEVGDSSRVEVGEKVFAVGSPFGLSQTVTYGIISAVGRRNLQLGRQGLKLQNFFQTDAAINPGNSGGPLINLRGEVIGLNTAIASNSGGNDGIGFAIPIHAALSVAQQLLEHGQVARAFFGVRMDADFDAVAASKIGLFRAHGAKVSGITPGSPAEAAMIEVGDVITKFYGQEVEDDLQLINIVSLCPLEEDIRVEIYRNGQFIEKTVRLASRKQFEN, encoded by the coding sequence ATGCGCACTCTCGTAACTCTTACGCTCTTGTTGATCTGCGGTAATATCGCGGTTGCCCAAGACTTGGCCACAACCCAGAAGAATCGGGCTGAGATGCGGCAAGAGATTTTGGCGGAAGCCGACTTGCTGCAACGCGAGCTCAACCATCTGAAACGCGTGGTGAAGTATGTGCGTCCTTCGATTGTCCATATCGAAACGACCACCGCCAATCAATCAGGCTACGCTTCAAGCAATCAAGTCGATGAAGCAGGGGCTGGGGTTATCTTCCAGCATAACAACAGCTATTTCGTGTTGACCAATCGGCACGTGATTAACCAAGCCCCGCTGGAGCGCATCAAGATCTATTTGGAAGATGGACGCGAGATTAAGCCGAAACGCGTCCTGACTGACCGGGATACCGACGTGGCCGTGGTCGAGGTCGAGGCCGATCGACTAATACCAGCGGAAGTAGGTGATAGTTCGCGCGTGGAAGTCGGCGAGAAGGTGTTTGCCGTGGGCAGCCCTTTCGGTTTGAGCCAAACGGTCACCTATGGAATTATCAGTGCCGTCGGTCGCCGGAACTTACAGTTGGGACGACAAGGTTTGAAGCTGCAAAACTTCTTTCAAACCGATGCTGCGATCAATCCTGGCAATAGCGGTGGTCCGCTGATCAATCTACGCGGAGAAGTCATCGGGCTGAACACCGCGATTGCCAGTAACTCAGGCGGAAACGATGGAATCGGCTTTGCCATTCCGATTCATGCCGCGTTGAGCGTCGCTCAGCAGTTGCTAGAGCATGGCCAAGTGGCAAGGGCCTTCTTTGGTGTCCGCATGGATGCCGATTTCGATGCAGTCGCCGCCAGCAAGATTGGTTTGTTCCGGGCCCATGGAGCGAAGGTCAGCGGAATCACGCCTGGCTCACCAGCGGAAGCCGCAATGATTGAAGTAGGAGACGTGATTACCAAGTTCTACGGCCAGGAAGTGGAAGACGACCTACAGCTGATCAACATCGTCAGCCTTTGCCCGCTGGAAGAAGATATCCGCGTCGAAATCTACCGCAACGGCCAGTTCATCGAAAAGACCGTCCGTCTGGCCTCGCGAAAACAGTTCGAGAACTAA
- a CDS encoding APC family permease has product MTSSSPKSADRSPPSPKIGVLGAAAIGIGGMVGGGIFAVLGTAVALAGGGTPVAFLLAGAIALLTSYSYARLSVTFPSAGGTLVFLDRAFGVNLLTGTLNTTLWLSYLVTIALYAAAFGSYAATFFSDASPLLKHILASVAILAPAAINLLNSDIISKSETIVVVIKLSLLALVIAAGVTHIDPERLQPSTWADPLSLVMGGMVIFVAYEGFELIANAAEDVKNPTQTLPRAYLGCVAFVVLLYVLVSIVTVGSVSPDKIAQAKDYALAAAAKPSLGNTGFVLVSISALLATFSAINATIYGNARLGFSLAKDGDLPKLLENRVWNRPVAGVLLTSGLSLLLVNLIDLQAIAILGSAGFLVIFAFVNMAAFRLANETQANRWIVALAAIACLAALAALLLNTYQTDPKALFVFGGLLVSATLFELIYPRFAKRQKRHLHHKFCSQGQAPATETD; this is encoded by the coding sequence ATGACATCCTCCAGCCCGAAATCAGCCGACCGCAGCCCGCCAAGCCCAAAAATTGGTGTGCTTGGCGCGGCGGCAATTGGTATCGGTGGCATGGTCGGCGGAGGAATCTTCGCCGTCTTGGGTACCGCCGTCGCCTTGGCCGGAGGTGGCACGCCGGTGGCTTTTCTGTTGGCTGGGGCGATTGCTTTGTTGACCTCGTATTCCTATGCGCGGCTGTCGGTCACGTTTCCTTCGGCCGGTGGCACGCTCGTTTTTCTCGACCGAGCGTTCGGCGTGAACTTGCTTACCGGTACGCTCAACACAACGTTGTGGTTGAGCTACCTGGTAACGATCGCCTTGTACGCGGCAGCGTTTGGATCGTATGCGGCAACGTTTTTCAGTGACGCCTCGCCACTGCTAAAGCACATTTTGGCAAGTGTTGCCATTTTAGCACCCGCAGCGATCAACTTATTGAACTCCGATATCATCAGTAAGTCAGAGACGATTGTCGTAGTGATCAAGCTTTCGCTGTTGGCCTTGGTGATTGCGGCTGGGGTGACACATATCGATCCAGAACGACTTCAACCTTCGACCTGGGCCGATCCCCTTTCGCTGGTCATGGGTGGAATGGTAATCTTCGTCGCGTACGAAGGGTTTGAACTTATCGCCAACGCGGCCGAAGATGTGAAGAATCCTACCCAAACTTTGCCCCGTGCTTACCTCGGCTGTGTCGCCTTCGTGGTGCTGCTTTATGTCTTGGTTTCGATTGTCACGGTAGGCTCGGTCAGCCCTGACAAAATCGCCCAAGCCAAAGATTATGCCTTGGCCGCAGCAGCCAAACCGTCGTTGGGGAACACCGGTTTTGTCCTCGTTTCCATTTCCGCCTTGTTGGCAACGTTCTCTGCCATTAATGCGACGATCTATGGCAACGCACGGCTTGGTTTCTCGTTAGCAAAAGATGGCGATCTGCCGAAGTTATTAGAGAATCGCGTGTGGAATCGTCCCGTCGCCGGCGTGCTGCTTACCTCGGGTCTCTCTCTATTGCTCGTCAACCTGATCGACCTACAAGCAATCGCCATTCTCGGCAGCGCCGGGTTCTTGGTGATCTTTGCTTTTGTCAACATGGCGGCCTTTCGCCTAGCCAACGAAACCCAAGCCAATCGCTGGATCGTGGCCTTGGCCGCTATCGCTTGCCTGGCAGCACTCGCGGCCTTGCTCCTGAATACCTACCAAACCGATCCCAAGGCCCTGTTCGTGTTCGGTGGCTTGCTTGTATCGGCAACGCTTTTCGAGCTAATTTACCCGCGTTTTGCGAAACGGCAGAAACGACATCTCCATCACAAATTTTGCTCTCAAGGCCAAGCCCCCGCGACCGAAACGGATTAG
- a CDS encoding MFS transporter encodes MSEHSTTQAVEFEQVRPNPTEDEAGISLPLTILCAATVGLVVGNLYYAQPLLAVIAEDLGLSEAQVGGAASFGMLAQTIGMLFLLPLGDVYNRRPFILASVAASVIALLAVSFSDGIVWFSLACFALGLSTFGTHMTISLAASLAHPAKRGQVVGTVFGGLLTGLLLSRTVSGMIGSAWGWRPVYYVGASVLTVLFFLLWVKLPNSVPQSQMSYPRLLWSMVNLLRTQPVLRLSCAYGAAAFASFNAFWITLAFHLERPPLEQGSDVVGMLGLLGVVGALIAGPVGKLADMYGAQRILATSMLLTFVSFAIFGLGGYSLWALSFGVIVMDLGIQAIQVSNQAQIYSLIPEARNRLGTIYIVVYFLGGTIGSAVGVWAWSRFGWLGVCTSGGIFMGLAILVYIGQWLYGHLKN; translated from the coding sequence ATGTCAGAACATTCGACGACGCAAGCCGTTGAATTCGAGCAAGTTCGTCCTAATCCTACTGAAGACGAAGCGGGCATAAGCCTTCCGCTAACGATTCTATGCGCCGCGACCGTCGGCTTGGTGGTGGGCAATCTCTATTATGCGCAACCTTTGTTAGCGGTGATTGCGGAAGACCTGGGTCTCTCCGAAGCTCAAGTGGGCGGAGCGGCCTCGTTCGGTATGCTGGCCCAAACAATCGGCATGTTATTCTTGCTTCCCTTGGGCGATGTCTATAATCGGCGTCCGTTCATCCTGGCCTCGGTGGCAGCCTCCGTCATTGCTCTGTTGGCGGTTTCGTTTTCTGATGGGATTGTCTGGTTCTCGCTGGCCTGTTTTGCGTTGGGCTTGTCGACGTTCGGCACCCACATGACGATCTCCTTGGCGGCCAGCCTGGCCCATCCGGCGAAGCGAGGCCAAGTGGTCGGCACGGTGTTCGGCGGGCTTTTGACCGGGCTTCTTTTATCGCGAACCGTCAGCGGTATGATAGGCTCGGCTTGGGGCTGGCGACCGGTTTATTATGTCGGGGCATCGGTGTTGACCGTGCTGTTCTTTCTGCTGTGGGTGAAGTTACCCAACTCGGTTCCCCAGTCGCAGATGTCGTATCCGCGGTTACTTTGGTCGATGGTCAACTTGCTTCGCACCCAGCCGGTATTGCGATTATCGTGTGCTTATGGTGCGGCGGCGTTTGCTTCGTTCAATGCCTTTTGGATCACGCTGGCCTTCCATCTCGAACGACCACCCCTGGAACAAGGTAGCGATGTAGTCGGCATGCTGGGTCTGCTCGGGGTGGTCGGAGCATTGATCGCCGGACCAGTGGGCAAGCTGGCCGACATGTACGGCGCCCAGCGGATTCTTGCCACCTCGATGTTGCTCACGTTCGTCTCGTTCGCCATCTTCGGGCTAGGAGGCTATTCGTTGTGGGCTCTCTCGTTCGGAGTGATCGTAATGGACCTGGGCATTCAAGCCATTCAGGTCAGCAACCAGGCTCAAATCTACAGTTTGATCCCGGAAGCCAGAAACCGCCTCGGCACGATTTACATCGTTGTCTATTTCCTGGGAGGCACCATTGGCTCGGCGGTTGGCGTGTGGGCTTGGAGCCGCTTCGGCTGGCTAGGCGTTTGCACTAGCGGCGGCATCTTCATGGGCCTGGCCATTCTGGTCTACATCGGCCAGTGGCTGTATGGCCATCTGAAAAACTAG
- a CDS encoding 7-carboxy-7-deazaguanine synthase QueE, which produces MRIAEIYPSIQGEGLLTGEPSTFVRASGCNLRCWFCDTPHASWNPEGEDLSVAEILGRIELLDVSNVVLTGGEPMLFAELIPLCEGIRKSGRHITVETAGTLYLPLVCDLMSLSPKLSNSTPDAETYPRWSRRHEQTRQQMDVVQRLLDEFPYQLKFVIDRQTDCDEVLQYLSLLPGVERERVFVMPQGIEVSQLEAIGTWLEPWAKTHGLTVCHRRQIEWFGNVRGT; this is translated from the coding sequence GTGCGTATTGCTGAAATCTATCCATCTATTCAAGGCGAAGGCCTGCTTACCGGCGAACCGAGCACGTTTGTGCGGGCGAGTGGGTGTAATCTGCGCTGTTGGTTTTGCGATACGCCGCATGCTTCCTGGAACCCGGAAGGGGAAGATCTTTCCGTAGCAGAAATTCTGGGACGTATCGAACTGCTAGACGTTTCCAACGTGGTGCTGACCGGCGGCGAGCCGATGTTGTTCGCGGAACTCATTCCGCTGTGCGAAGGAATTCGGAAGTCCGGGCGGCACATTACGGTGGAAACTGCTGGTACGTTGTATTTGCCGTTGGTTTGCGATTTGATGTCGCTGAGCCCGAAACTCTCTAACTCGACTCCAGATGCGGAAACTTATCCCCGTTGGAGCCGGCGTCACGAACAAACCCGCCAGCAAATGGATGTCGTCCAACGCTTGCTGGACGAGTTTCCCTACCAGCTGAAGTTTGTGATCGATCGGCAGACCGATTGCGATGAAGTGTTGCAATACCTGAGCTTGCTACCCGGCGTGGAACGGGAACGGGTGTTTGTCATGCCGCAAGGGATCGAAGTTTCCCAGTTGGAGGCCATTGGAACTTGGTTAGAGCCATGGGCCAAAACGCATGGCTTAACCGTGTGTCATCGTCGCCAAATTGAATGGTTCGGCAACGTCCGTGGCACTTAA
- a CDS encoding FHA domain-containing protein, which translates to MVKNNTTPTQHKASKLLGQATAPLVLKVEGTERDGQVIRVHSPKCLVGSGVDCQLRLVAADIMPKHCVIYRGESGMIVKSWTRDTRINGSTISEAWLRIGDHLSLGSLSFEVLGIPSDAPQTETLNTAERDRANRQQRRRAHRRIRNLLDIVRQHKTSFSSLQAKLDETQQLVDSLLSREEQSSEAIKEVELGLRQQHSETRKRKNQRVRSVVNHVRELVRSNQQLQDELREQLEVKQNHLNEVRHELNSTAAETEAERSQRRLLEVDLRETEETVTHLKEQANELQSRADLLRKRWQSARHNGRSRVKTILSHLRTVRDHLSQLDSSQANADEHEDATLAELRLAYDDALRELQANRDSLKEAESELAWSQAELEQSQQQADELTGKIRELEEELAAARQQQAEVAQTLAATPSVPQPNPAQQEEIDRLRTQLEEQTQLGDRLQVQLDELREQNVELQQTISSQIATEEDLQQRLEEAQLASAELRRQLGEEQPAETEPSELESTPSEEDECSALEHLRSMGILRDTTVEEEDDVAPSSSENSPEEENEPDAAETASSHSSTGLSSFPNFKFDEDEVTPEEEPVSSSHETVHSPPTFADHDPHADDREAIDSYMQSLLQRMRAKHAGSEPHSEEKASSSVASPAQPPVEPEPELRTPISHEEFVPSRFAPEQTSDIRKLRELANETAQAAIDSATVNRWELLCRSKLGVSLLALATGLVLNYMSPSYLSIQFTGACLAYVVTVFWWLQSAVIYQHVKNHRKERLEKRFQDEIITAHGLSDNSVPSDSQ; encoded by the coding sequence ATGGTCAAAAACAACACCACGCCAACCCAGCACAAAGCTTCCAAGCTACTTGGCCAAGCTACTGCGCCGTTGGTTTTAAAGGTGGAAGGTACCGAACGAGACGGGCAGGTCATTCGGGTTCATTCTCCTAAATGCCTCGTCGGTTCCGGCGTGGATTGTCAATTACGCTTGGTTGCCGCGGATATCATGCCCAAGCACTGTGTCATATATCGCGGCGAAAGTGGCATGATTGTTAAATCATGGACACGCGATACGCGCATCAACGGCAGCACCATTTCGGAAGCTTGGCTACGGATCGGCGATCACCTCAGCCTGGGGAGTTTGAGTTTTGAAGTTTTGGGCATCCCGAGTGATGCTCCGCAAACCGAAACACTCAACACGGCGGAACGCGATCGAGCGAACCGCCAACAGCGGCGGCGAGCGCATCGACGGATTCGAAACCTGCTCGATATTGTCCGCCAACACAAGACAAGCTTTAGCAGCTTACAAGCCAAGCTCGACGAAACGCAACAACTAGTCGATTCCCTTCTTTCGCGTGAAGAACAATCTTCGGAAGCAATTAAGGAAGTAGAACTAGGTCTGCGTCAACAACATAGCGAAACCCGCAAGCGCAAGAACCAACGTGTCCGCAGTGTCGTTAATCATGTACGCGAGCTGGTTCGTAGCAACCAACAACTGCAGGACGAACTGCGCGAACAGCTGGAAGTCAAACAAAACCATCTCAACGAAGTGCGTCACGAACTGAATTCGACCGCCGCCGAAACGGAAGCCGAACGTTCGCAACGCCGTCTGCTGGAAGTCGATTTACGTGAAACGGAAGAGACCGTTACGCACCTGAAAGAGCAAGCCAACGAACTTCAATCGCGTGCCGATTTACTACGAAAGCGTTGGCAATCAGCTCGCCACAATGGACGTTCGCGCGTCAAGACAATCTTATCGCACTTACGCACGGTGCGCGACCATCTTTCGCAACTCGATTCATCGCAGGCCAACGCAGATGAGCACGAGGACGCAACCTTAGCAGAGCTTCGCTTGGCTTATGATGATGCCCTGCGAGAACTGCAGGCAAATCGAGATTCGCTGAAAGAAGCCGAAAGCGAGTTGGCTTGGTCGCAAGCGGAATTGGAACAGAGTCAACAACAAGCTGACGAACTGACCGGCAAGATCCGCGAACTGGAAGAAGAGCTGGCTGCGGCCCGTCAACAGCAGGCCGAAGTCGCCCAAACGTTGGCGGCCACACCTTCCGTTCCGCAGCCCAATCCTGCCCAACAAGAAGAAATCGATCGTCTACGTACGCAGCTCGAAGAACAAACACAATTGGGCGATCGCTTGCAGGTTCAATTAGACGAACTACGTGAGCAGAACGTTGAATTACAACAAACGATCTCCTCACAAATCGCCACCGAAGAAGACCTACAGCAACGCCTGGAAGAGGCTCAGCTAGCCTCGGCAGAACTACGGCGCCAACTCGGAGAAGAACAACCAGCAGAAACCGAACCGTCCGAATTGGAATCAACACCCTCCGAGGAAGACGAATGCTCGGCACTGGAACATCTCCGCTCGATGGGAATCTTGCGGGATACGACGGTTGAAGAAGAAGACGACGTTGCCCCATCATCCTCTGAGAATTCCCCCGAAGAAGAAAATGAGCCGGATGCTGCTGAAACGGCTTCTTCCCATTCGAGTACGGGATTAAGCAGCTTTCCGAACTTTAAATTTGACGAGGACGAGGTGACACCAGAAGAAGAGCCGGTGAGCTCTTCGCACGAAACCGTGCATTCGCCTCCAACGTTCGCCGACCATGACCCCCATGCCGACGACCGGGAAGCAATCGATTCGTACATGCAGAGTCTCTTGCAGCGAATGCGAGCCAAGCACGCCGGCAGCGAACCGCATTCCGAAGAGAAAGCTTCAAGCTCCGTAGCTTCTCCCGCCCAACCGCCAGTGGAACCGGAGCCGGAGCTAAGGACGCCCATCTCGCACGAAGAATTTGTCCCCTCTCGTTTCGCGCCAGAACAGACGTCCGATATCCGCAAGCTGCGAGAATTAGCCAACGAAACCGCTCAAGCTGCAATCGACTCGGCCACCGTCAACCGTTGGGAGCTTCTCTGTCGCTCGAAGCTCGGGGTTTCCCTGCTGGCCCTGGCCACTGGGCTGGTGCTGAATTACATGTCGCCCAGTTATCTTAGCATCCAATTTACCGGTGCCTGCTTGGCCTATGTTGTGACCGTGTTCTGGTGGCTGCAATCAGCCGTCATCTATCAACACGTCAAGAACCATCGCAAGGAACGACTCGAAAAGCGATTTCAAGACGAGATCATCACCGCACACGGGCTCTCAGATAACTCCGTGCCAAGCGATTCCCAATAG
- a CDS encoding DUF6790 family protein: MAAVIRFVLSNFTLTCLVIGLLVSLAALAFRPRPWPGAVVVELFLRWFLFFSIGVSFFYNFVMHVFFGEMSARFIGWQPSPFQTEVGTASLGYAVVGFLAFRGSLGMRLLAIVGPACFLLGAAAGHVVQMVESHNFAPGNAGIIFYTDIGIPILGFVLLWLQYRYAATNTAPSNSSPSS, encoded by the coding sequence ATGGCGGCGGTTATTCGGTTTGTGCTCAGCAACTTTACGCTGACCTGCCTAGTTATTGGCTTGCTGGTCTCGCTTGCTGCATTGGCGTTTCGCCCTCGTCCTTGGCCCGGTGCTGTTGTGGTAGAGCTGTTTTTGCGTTGGTTTCTCTTCTTCTCGATTGGAGTGTCGTTCTTTTACAACTTCGTCATGCACGTCTTCTTCGGTGAGATGAGTGCTCGGTTCATCGGCTGGCAGCCCAGCCCTTTTCAAACAGAAGTCGGTACGGCCAGTTTGGGATATGCGGTGGTTGGCTTTCTGGCGTTTCGTGGCAGTCTGGGCATGCGACTGTTGGCAATCGTTGGGCCAGCTTGTTTTCTCCTGGGGGCAGCTGCTGGGCACGTAGTGCAGATGGTCGAGTCGCACAACTTTGCCCCAGGCAATGCCGGCATCATCTTCTATACCGACATCGGAATTCCGATCCTCGGCTTTGTGCTGCTCTGGCTTCAATATCGCTACGCCGCGACGAACACCGCCCCTTCCAATTCTTCGCCCAGCTCGTAA
- a CDS encoding TraR/DksA family transcriptional regulator: MARSRDEFISKIKEILLRRRDALRKALAGDLSLLKELEQTSGDVVDFALDSVQDELSSQLAEVESRELASIDTALERIKEGKYGECEGCNTTIPIARLQALPYATLCIKCQRELEELGPDGVSWAQTDDTQAVN, encoded by the coding sequence ATGGCACGTTCACGAGACGAGTTCATAAGCAAGATAAAGGAGATTCTGCTCCGCCGTCGCGATGCCTTGCGAAAGGCACTCGCGGGAGACTTGAGTCTATTAAAAGAACTTGAGCAGACCTCTGGCGACGTGGTTGACTTCGCGCTCGACTCGGTCCAGGACGAACTAAGTTCGCAATTGGCCGAAGTTGAAAGCCGTGAGTTGGCTAGCATCGACACGGCGCTCGAGCGAATCAAAGAAGGCAAATACGGCGAGTGCGAAGGTTGCAACACGACCATTCCGATCGCACGTCTGCAAGCGCTGCCTTATGCAACGCTTTGCATCAAGTGCCAACGTGAACTGGAAGAACTCGGCCCCGATGGCGTCAGCTGGGCTCAGACAGACGACACCCAGGCCGTCAACTAA
- the queF gene encoding preQ(1) synthase yields MPEDFRAILETFENQHPQRDYEIEISVPEFTSVCPKTGQPDFGTITISYIPESLCVELKSLKMYMQAFRNQGIFYENVTNEILNDLVAAMQPRWMQVRAEFTPRGGISSTITVEHYNETPPDELQVI; encoded by the coding sequence GTGCCAGAAGACTTTCGTGCAATTCTTGAAACCTTCGAGAACCAACACCCGCAGCGAGATTACGAGATCGAAATTAGCGTGCCTGAGTTCACCTCGGTTTGCCCCAAGACCGGCCAACCCGATTTCGGCACCATCACCATTTCGTACATCCCGGAATCGCTTTGCGTGGAACTGAAAAGCCTGAAGATGTACATGCAGGCCTTCCGCAATCAGGGGATCTTCTACGAAAACGTAACCAACGAAATCCTAAACGACCTCGTCGCCGCCATGCAGCCCCGCTGGATGCAAGTTCGCGCTGAATTCACCCCGCGTGGCGGTATCAGTTCGACCATCACCGTCGAACATTACAACGAGACGCCCCCGGATGAAC